A genomic segment from Streptosporangium roseum DSM 43021 encodes:
- a CDS encoding YceI family protein yields MITRTWEDLQLPAPGTFALDVAHTRIGFMAKHMMVSKVRGSFTDFSGTVAIAENPLDSSAEIAIRTESITTGSADRDGHLRSEDFLAVEKFPEITFHTTRVVGYSSGEFTVLGDLTIRDVTKQVELTVEYGGAGTNPWGQEVWGFSITTEIDREEFGLTWNQALETGGVLVGKKVKIEIEGEANPAA; encoded by the coding sequence ATGATCACTCGGACCTGGGAAGACCTTCAGCTCCCCGCCCCCGGCACCTTCGCCCTCGACGTCGCCCACACCCGGATCGGCTTCATGGCCAAGCACATGATGGTGAGCAAGGTCCGCGGCAGTTTCACCGACTTCTCCGGGACCGTCGCGATCGCCGAGAACCCCCTGGACTCCTCCGCCGAGATCGCGATCAGGACGGAGAGCATCACCACCGGCTCCGCCGACCGTGACGGCCACCTGCGCAGCGAGGACTTCCTCGCGGTGGAGAAGTTCCCCGAGATCACCTTCCACACCACCCGCGTGGTCGGCTACTCCAGCGGCGAGTTCACCGTCCTGGGTGACCTCACCATCCGTGACGTCACCAAGCAGGTCGAGCTCACCGTCGAGTACGGCGGCGCCGGCACCAACCCGTGGGGCCAGGAGGTCTGGGGTTTCTCCATCACGACCGAGATCGACCGCGAGGAGTTCGGCCTGACCTGGAACCAGGCCCTGGAGACCGGCGGCGTCCTGGTCGGCAAGAAGGTAAAGATCGAGATCGAGGGCGAAGCCAACCCCGCCGCCTGA
- a CDS encoding MarR family winged helix-turn-helix transcriptional regulator — MIPSDDSRLTAMGLLAEAYTGLSAKMHLSFTAVGLSDIDFETLIRLARSPGQRLRMSDLAAQTSLSTSGVTRVVDRLEREGLVVRQACASDRRASYAAITDAGTDRLGAVLPQHLADIETWFTGLLSAEQLDTLLDTLRIIRDAVRPCATAGAELTPSE, encoded by the coding sequence GTGATCCCCTCTGATGACTCCCGGCTGACGGCGATGGGTCTTCTGGCCGAGGCCTACACCGGCCTGTCTGCGAAGATGCATCTGTCCTTCACCGCGGTCGGGCTCTCGGACATCGACTTCGAGACGCTGATCCGGCTGGCGCGCTCGCCCGGTCAGCGCCTGCGCATGAGCGACCTGGCCGCGCAGACCAGCCTGTCCACCAGCGGGGTGACCAGGGTCGTGGACCGGCTGGAGCGCGAGGGGCTGGTCGTACGGCAGGCGTGTGCCAGCGACCGCCGGGCGTCCTACGCGGCCATCACCGACGCGGGCACCGACCGGCTGGGCGCGGTGCTCCCCCAGCACCTGGCGGACATCGAGACCTGGTTCACCGGCCTTCTCTCCGCCGAGCAGCTCGACACCCTCCTCGACACGCTCAGGATCATCCGCGACGCCGTACGGCCATGCGCCACGGCGGGGGCCGAGCTCACGCCGTCCGAATGA
- a CDS encoding SigE family RNA polymerase sigma factor — protein MGSGCDSGHETHPDHRLVIAVTGGTHEEFREYVVARGPTLLRAAYQLTGHPSDAEDLLQAALVKTYLAWDRIQERAAMDAYVRRAMVNINISWWRRRKLEEYPSEELPEPVLTGGYGYLPERVEQALDRLPTRMRAAIMLRYYEDMTEPEIAKALGISVGTVKSTVSRAMAKLRGDLTIPEQRQLEPQA, from the coding sequence ACGCACCCTGACCACAGGTTGGTGATCGCGGTGACCGGCGGGACGCACGAGGAGTTCCGCGAGTACGTCGTTGCTCGCGGTCCCACGCTGCTGCGCGCCGCCTACCAGCTCACCGGGCATCCCAGCGACGCCGAGGACCTGCTCCAGGCGGCGCTGGTCAAGACGTACCTCGCCTGGGACCGGATCCAGGAGCGCGCGGCCATGGACGCCTACGTGCGCCGGGCGATGGTCAACATCAACATCTCCTGGTGGCGGCGGCGCAAGCTGGAGGAGTACCCGTCGGAGGAACTCCCCGAGCCGGTTCTCACGGGCGGCTACGGCTACCTGCCCGAACGGGTGGAGCAGGCCCTTGATCGGCTGCCCACGCGCATGCGGGCCGCGATCATGCTGCGCTACTACGAGGACATGACCGAACCGGAGATCGCCAAGGCGCTGGGGATCAGCGTCGGCACGGTCAAGAGCACGGTCTCGCGGGCGATGGCCAAGCTCCGCGGTGACCTCACGATCCCGGAACAGCGGCAACTGGAGCCGCAGGCCTAG